The Rhodohalobacter sp. SW132 DNA segment CTATCCGTGAGTCTAACCGCTGCCGCTGATGAACCTGAATCATGGAAAGAGCTACGACAACAGACAAAGGAATTTCTAACTGTAACCGGCTGGCAACCCGCACATATTGAACAGGTCGCCGGAGCACTGCTTTACACTCAGTACAATTTTCTGAAACGCTTTCTAATGAGGATGATCACAAAACGAGCCGGTGGCGATATGGATACTTCAAAAGATTTCGTTTATACCAACTGGGACCAGGTTAAAAGGATCCTGAACACTATTCAGAGCATGTAATACCAATATTATTCATAAGATCATATTCCATTTCAGCCCAGTGGTTAATATCGACTTTAACCCTCACTTACTGATTCGAGATTTTCTTACAGTTGCTTTAAATAAATACCTACAGTTTAATTTTATAAATAAAATATATTTACCCCAGAGAGTTTATTGACAATCTGAATAAAAGAATTTAGAGCACATGTAGATATCGATACTACGGTACTGATATATATTTGCCGGGAAAAACGTCCGCCGGCATTCCTTAGGCTTCATAACTGAACACCCTATGGACTGTGCTCCGGTTCTATTTTATTTATACCGGTAAAGATTTACGACGAATTGGGAGAGGTGATAAATCGAAACCGTGGTTAGGGGTGTTTCGTGATCAAAAACGAAACTGAGATTATACCCTTTGAACTTGATGCCCGGTAATTCGGGACGAAAGGAAAACCACGGCTTCGACCATTTATGCCAATCGATTCGCTATTGATTTATTCACGTCAAATTCTTCAGGATAATCTTCCGGGCTTCTTGCCTTACCGGTTAAAGAGTTGAATAAACTTCACCTTTCTTATCCGATGAACCGCCTCAAAAATATATCGGCTTCCTTACGGGATATCGACAGATTCGAAATCAACGCGTTCAACGCATTTTCGATCATCTCTCTTTGTAGCGGTTCTCTTGTATCAAGATATCCCTGCTCCAACAAATAGTTCTCCAGTTCATCCATTTTATTTGTCCTGAACCCCGAAATCTCACCATTTCTCAGGGCTTCGAGCAATTTTGCCGGGTCACTGTTCAGCTCTTCCAGCTTCTCTGATACCGCATCGATAAAGCTGTCCGATACCGCTCCCGATTCTTCCAGCACCCCCCGGTCAATCGGCCGCGGCCGTCCCTGTCGATAGAGTTTCAGATAACGATCCAGAAGTTCTGCTTTCTCCTCCATTTTCCTGATCTCTTGCTCATCTAACCCTTCAATTATACCGCCCTCTTTCAGGTAGTTTTTAAGGGCTCCCCAATAGTTAATTCCGGATGAAAGCGTGTTATAAAGTAAATCCGGATCGTCCATCAAATACCAGAGATGGAGCTGTTCCGGTTCGTCCGTCAGCGGATTGAAGGGCGGTACATTTAGTTTTTCTCCGTACGCATTGTAACTCAATGAACCTGGCCCGGGTATATCCTGCAGAAGGCTGATTGGCTGCCAGTCGGGTTGAGTGGTTTTATACGTGGCACCGGACCTCTCCCCGGTCAGGTAAAACACCTTGTGGTCATTCATCCCGTTTTGATTCAAATAATTCTCCCACTTAGCCACCTCATCACCCTGGGCAGTAAAATAGAACACCTGTCGCCCGTCACGGCTGATTTCGGTCAGCGCCTCGATGATCGCCTCTGCACGGATGTCATCACTATTGGCCAGCAGTTCATCCGCCAGGATCGGCAGCTTGATAGAAGTCTCCTGCGTCTCCACAAACGCCAGCCTGACCGCCATCAGGAGCTGAATCCGCGTACCGGAGGAGAGTTCATCCAGGCTGCGCCCCTCCTTGTCTACAGTATCATAAGCGCGGAACACCGACTCATCATTCTCCTCAATCCGCAACTCATACCGCCCTTTGGTGATGCGGTTGAACAGCCGGTTCGCCTCCTTAAACACCTTTGGACGATTCTGCTCCCGCATTCGCTCTTTCACCTTGTCCACCAGCAGCCGGCCGGTCAGTTTGGACAGATTCTGCTCGTAGAGGTTCTTCAATCCCTCCACTGCCTCATCCCGTTCCGCAAGTGCTCTTTCGAGCGAATTTCCCGATTTCACGTTCTCCACCCGTGCTTCAATTCGGGCGATCTCCTCCCGCAGATTCTCCACTTTGTCCCCTTCTTCCAGCAATTCTTTTCGATAGGCTTCGGCCTGATCAGCCGTGACCTTCGCCAGCCGATCCTGTTCCTCTTCGTATAGCGAGTGCTCCACGAGTGAACGCAGCTTTTTTTGATACTCCCTCTCCGCAACCTGGTAATCATTCACAATCTCATCGTATTCACCGACCTGATCCACCAGCTTCCGAAGCTGATCTTTCTCACCGGCCGGAATCTCAAACTTGTTATAGATCGCTTTCAAATCCTGCTTCTTCCGGTCGATCAGTTCTTGCTCTGTTTCAATGGCCGTTTTCTGCCGCCCGATCTCTTCGACTGCCCTGCTCCGCTTCTCTTCCTGTTTTTTCAGATTTTTGAAAACCGCATCCGCTTCCGCCGAATCTTCAATCGAAGGGTCTGAATACGGTTTAATCAGGGTCGTCGCCTTCTCTATCTCCTCACCGTATTGATCTCTCTTCTCAGTCCCCGCCTCAACAAGCGCCTTTAGATCTGCATCCGCCGTCTGCCAGTTCTGTACAGCTGTGACATACCACGCAAGCTGACTATACCCAGCTGGCTCCTCAAATGGCAGTTCGGGAATAACTGAGAGACGCTCTTTCAGTTCACCTCCTCTTTTTTCCACAGTTTCCATCCGGCTTTGCAGCTCATTCAGCCTTGACCGGCTGTTCTCCAGCTTCCCGGCGATTCGCTCCTGCCACCGGGCATCCCGCAGTTCCGATATCAGTTCATCCAGCCGCGTTCGGACCTCCTCCGGATTCCATGCCGCAGGCGGATTCAGTCCCGTATTTTGAAAATCTCCGACCCGCACTCGTTCGGTTTGATTATCGCCCTTGTTTCGAAGCTGCATCCATCCGTAAACTGAAAACAGTAAAATCGCAATCAGCCCGACCAATCCAACTTCCGGGATAAAGAACCCGGCCACAGCGGACAGAACCGCCAGAACCACGATCGACAAAATCACCCACGATGGAAACGATCGGCCGGTCGGAACTTCCTTCAGCCAATTGCCCAGCGCCCCGATTCCATCCCGGATCGCTTCAGGATCGTCCAATTCACCGCTCTTCTCCTTCTCAAACTCGCTATTCTCCTGTTCCAGCACCCGCTTATCACTTGCAACCCGGTGAGCTTCCTCAAGAAATCGATCCAGATCACCAACATCCTGCAAGTCCAGTTTCCGCAGCTTTTCAGGATCTGCATCTTCCCCAATTCGTTTCAGTGCTTCCGACCGCTTTTTCTCAAGGGATTTCTGATCCTTTTCCAGACTGGCAATCTCCTTTTCAAGCTCCCCGATTCGCTTGACACGATTCTCCAGTTCATCCAGATCTTTTTCAGACACGCCTGATTCCGGGATGGTCAGTTTACCGAGCCGGTCCCGGCAATCACTGATCACACGATTAGCTGACCGGATTTTTTCCTCTGCATCCGAAATTTCCGATTCAATGCCTTCAACTCTCGACAGCTCTTCGCCGTGTGCATTTTCCAGCACGGACGGGAGTCTCTCTTTTTGATCCCGAAGTTCTTCAAAAGATTGCTCCGCCTTCATCTTCTCAACGGTCAGCTCATAAAATTCAGCCCTTCGAAGAGATTGTTCCGCCTTCTCCCGCTTCAGGTACAGGTCAGTAAGTTTTTCTTCTTCCTCTTTGATCTCTTTTTGTGCCTGCTGGCTCTTTCGCACTGCTTTCTCAGCATCATCAAAACTTTTGAAAACACGAGTATTCTTTGGACTTATATTTGAACTGTACTCCAAATTCTCCGCAGCTTTTTCCGGATCGTATCCCCCCACCGATTCCCGGATAATCTGTTTCGCCAGCTCTTTTCCGTCCGCCGTCAGTAGCTTATGAAGTGCCAGCATATATCGGTTCTGCTCCTCAGCCGCAGGCACCCCGGTAATCTCATCATCTACCCCGTTCCGCTGAACCAGCTTGTGACCAGAATCAACGCGAAGCGTCCAGGGATCGCCATTCATCTCGGCGTGGCCACTTAGTTTAATCCGGCTGGTATCGTTCTGCCAGATCAGCTTTTGGATTGCGTTCGCAGTCGTGCTCTTCCCCGATGCATTCGGACCGGCAATAATGTTGATCCCGTCCGAAAAATCTTCAAAAGGTTTCATCCCTGAAGGGAAACCGGGCATTGTCCCAATCGTAAGGTCTTTGATTCGCAGCGGCTTTTTGGATGAGTTATTCATGGGTTATGCATTTTCCTTTTGTGAAAGAAGTTCTCCCAGGAGCTGACGACTCTCTTTGAGTAAAATATCACGGGCAGATTCATCAGAATCGGGGATCTGTTCATCGAATCGGGAAAGCGGCTGGTAGGTGCCGGAACGGTTTGCACTGCTGATCTGATCCTTCAGATCCATCATCAGTTCCTCTGAAAACTCAGTTGAGTCTCCCGATTCAAGGTCTAAAATCAGTTTTGCGATCATGCCGGGCGGCGTGGGTTGTTTTGCCAGCTCTTCCAGGTTATCAACAACCGGTTCAGCCAGGTTTATCATTTTGCGGACACTCACCACTGTCTCCGCTTCCACCTGCTGCTCCAGCTCATCAGCAAACTGAGACCATTTATCCAGATCGGTCACACTTGGATGCCGGCCGGTCAGCATAATATCACAAATCATGTGTGATACATTCTCAAGCTTCATCACATTTGCCAGAACATAATTTCTCATCTGCTCCAGTACAAGGTTACGGAAATCGGTTTGATGTTCAATGCCGGTCACATCCACCGAAAGCGGCTCGTAACGCACCGGGGAAAGCGGAACCTGTTCAGACCTCACCGTTCTGCCATCGAAAGAAAGCAGGCTGGCACCGTGAATTCCCGGCTCTTTGGCACTCAATGCCTGGGGTGATCCGGGATAGAGAACCAGCGGATCGTGGGCCCGGACAATATCCGGCTTATGGATGTGGCCGATCACCCACGCATGCGGAACTCCGGCCGGGAACCCGGTAAAATCTGTGGGTGCATAATGACTTTTCCGGTCGTACAGATCTCCATGCAGCAGTCCAACGGTGGGAAGATTTGGGTCAAGGTCCAGATTTTGAATCGAGAGCTGCAGCAGCGGATCCTCCATGATATGTTGCTTCGGAAATGACCATCCCAGAACCTGCAGTTTACCCGACCGGGTTTCGATCATTTTGGCTTCCCACTCTCCTTTTTCACCCAGCAGATGAACGTGATTATACTCCCGGTTCCGAATGATATCCGGCAGGACATCAAAATCGTGATTACCCGATACCATCACCACGGAAATTCCTGCATTATCCAGCGTATCAAACCCCTGCTGGAGCGGCCCGATCGCCTCAAAAAACCGGTTATCGCGATCCACCACATCACCAGCCAGCAGCAATGCATCCACCTGCTCCTCGACGGCATATGCCACAATCCGCTCCCACGTAAACTTCACGGAACTTTCACTCAGCGATTTTGACACATTTGACGACTGCTTTCCAAGGTGAAGATCTGCGCTTGCAAGAATTTTCATATCCGGTTTCTGATAAGATGAACGGTTACACACACCCGCCAAGATAATGGTGAGCGGTGACAATATCTGTCACCCCGGGGAAAGTTTTTTAGCAGGGTGCAGGGTGCAGGGTGCAGGGTGCAGGGTGCAGGGTGCAGGGTGCAGGGTGCAGGGTGCAGGGTGCAGGAAACAAGATCGAAAATTGGAAATCGAAAATCAGGGGTATGATCCGGAGCTTTGAAGGAATTACGGATCGTTTTTCAACTAACTGCCCCACTCAACACACCCCTCGGCCTGAAAATCTGCGTGCCGCAGTTTTCAGATCCATTTTCGCTTACGCGGGTAAAAAAAGGAACCCTCTCAAAGAGGGGATTATTAGTGACCTTAGTTTTTATAGGGGCAAAAAAATCTTCTTGAGGCATCTACAAATCCCCTCTTGAGAGGGGACAGATTTTAGAAAGTGAGCGAAGCGAACCTTTCGAAAATCAGGGGTGTGTCCCCGGAGCTTTGAAAGAATCTCAAAACACTTTCCCAGCACCTACCCCATCCACACACCCCTCGCCATCAAAATCGCACTTCGCGCTTTTTGATGTGCATTTCCCCTCTCAAAGAGGGGATTTTAGAGTCCTAATTGTTTTTTCTGCTTGATAACCGTGGCTTCTATAACCCTGAGTACATTGTCAATCTCATTATACACCTCCTCATCCCAGAACCGGATGGTATGGAGTCCAAACGCTTTAAGCTGTTTCTCACGGAGCTCGTCTCTCTCACCTTGTTCATCAAGCAAATGCGTATACCCATCCAGCTCAATCACCAGGTAGAGTTCACTGCAGATGAAATCGACTAAATAGTTACCGACCGGCCGCTGACGATGGAAATCAAAGCCCAACATCTGTTTTCCTTTCAGGTGATTCCAGAGTATAACCTCACTCAATGTGCTGTTATTTCGCAACTCCCTGGCTCGTTGTTTCAATCTTGGGTTATAAGGAATGATAGGTCGTTTCATGTTTTGCTCATTTAATTCATTGTCTATGAGTATGAGCCAATAATCAGTGTTGCCTTACAGTTTTTCCTAAATTAGAAAATAGATGAGGTTAAATTAATCCCCTCTCGAGAGGGGACAGATTTGAGAAAGCCACGCCGACTCCGTGGTCTTTCGAGAATCAGGGGTGTGTCCCGGATCTTTGAATTACGGATCACTTCCCAACATCTCATTACAAAACCCATCCCACCATAAAACTGACTGTAACACGAATAGGTTTATTATAACGAGGGCCTCATCTTGTCACTTTTAATCACTATAATCCTTGATGCCCGGATTGATCTCTCGCTCACAAAATCTCTCAATTCTCTGTTACATTTTTTAAAGATACTTTTTTAATCCCTGCAGAAAATCGCTAAAACCGTGTCTTAAAGGCACAATCTTTAGTTCGTTCAAAAGCGCTTTTCTATAATCAGGCAGTAATTTTTTTATAAAAACTCTATCGCAATCAAATGACATCTTTTGGACGTTTAAGGAGTAGCTACACAAATTTTAGTTTATATAAATTTTATTGTAACGTATTGTTTCTGATCGGGATGAAAATCGGTTTCGATCGATTCTTCATGCTAAAAATAATTTCCGTTTGAAGATCTGTTAACAAAAACAGCTCTTTTTTAATGGCTTGCGGAAACTGTTTACTTAGGTTTTTTTTACCAGTGACGCTTCTCCGATATCTACCATACCAAGCTATATTTAATTTTTTTTAAGCACATATTCTTCTATCGATGACTTTACGTAAAGCTCCAGGAAAACAAGGTCTCTACAATCCCGTACACGAACACGATGCGTGTGGTATGGGATTTGTCGTTAACATGAAAGGCGAAAAGTCTAACAAGATTGTCAGACAAGCCATCACGGTTCTCAGCAATCTTGATCACCGTGGTGCTACCGGCAGTGAGCCGAACAGCGGTGACGGGGCAGGAATTTTACTGCAAATCCCGCACAAGTTCCTCAAACAATCCTGCCAGGGTTTAGGTATTGAACTCCCTGAATCCGGGGATTATGGTGTAGGAATGGTATTTCTGCCGGGTGAACGGGATGATCGTCTCAAATGCGAACGATTGATGGAAAAGATCATCAAAGAGGAAGGTCATGAAATTCTCGGCTGGCGAAAAGTTGCCACCGATAACTCCAAATTGGGGAAATCTGCCCGGGCCAATGAACCCGGCGTGCGTCAGGTTTTCATCAAAAGAGGTGAACAATATACAACGGATCTCGATTTTGAACGCAGCCTGTATATTCTTCGTCGAAGAATTACCAAAGAGATTGACGAAACTGAATATTTCATCAATGAAAAAGAGATTTTTTATATCGCAAGCCTCTCCTCCCGAACGATTATTTATAAAGGGATGCTTACGACCAAGCAGCTCGAGGGATATTACCCTGATCTGCGGGAACCTACCATGGAAACCGCGCTCGCGCTGGTCCACTCCCGGTTTAGTACCAACACGTTTCCAAGCTGGGAACTTGCACACCCCTATCGGTATGTGATTCACAATGGCGAAATTAATACGATGCGCGGTAACCAAAACTGGATGCACGCACGTCAGGCCCGCCTCGAAACCGAACTTTTCGGAGATGAGCTCGAGAAACTCTTCCCCATCGTGCAGGAAGGCGGGAGTGATTCGGAGCGGTTTGATAACTGCCTTGAATTCTTGTACTTAAGCGGCCGGTCCCTCCCCCACGCCATGATGATGATGATCCCCGAACCGTGGGAGAAGCACGAGGATATGGATGACGATCTGAGCGCTTTCTACGAATATCACAGCTGCCTGATGGAGCCGTGGGACGGACCCGCATCCATCGCATTTACGGACGGAAAGGTTGTGGGTGCTACACTCGATCGAAACGGACTGAGGCCATCACGATATTATGTCACCCAGGATGATACCGTTGTTCTTGCATCAGAGGTTGGAGTCCTTAGTTTCCCCCCCGAAGACATTGTGCAAAAAGAGCGGCTTCAGCCCGGACGAATGCTCCTCATCGATACGGAACAGGGACGAATCATTAGTGACGAGGAGATTAAACAGAAGATCGCCACTGAACAACCTTACAGAAAGTGGCTTGATGAAAACCTGGTGAAGTTCGATACCATTGTTAAAGATCCGGATCCAAAAGCGCCGGAAGTGAATCATGAGCAAGTTCTGCACCGGCAAAAAGTTTTCGGCTATACGTACGAAGATCTCAAGATCAATGTGGGTCCGATGGCAGAAAATATGCTGCAGCCGGTCGGTTCGATGGGGAATGACGCCCCGATCGCCGTACTGTCAAACCAGCCTCAGTTGCTCTATAACTACTTTAAACAACTTTTTGCGCAGGTCACGAACCCTCCGATCGACCCGATACGGGAGGAGTTGATTACATCTACTGAAACTCTTTTAGGATCGCAGGGGAATATCTTAAACCCAACTCCACAAAGCTGCCGCCAGATTGAGCTGGAAACTCCGGTGCTGACAAATGAGGAGATCGACACACTCAAAAATATTGATCTGTCAGGGTTTCAAACAACTGTACTGCCAATTCTCTTTAAAGCTGGCAGCGGTGGTAACGGTCTTGAAAAGGCGATGGATAACCTGTTTTCCGCAGCCGATGCAGCCATCGAACAGGGCGCCAATATTCTGATATTGAGTGACCGGGATTTTGATGACAAACAGGTTCCAATTCCCGCTCTTCTTGCCGTTTCCGGGCTTCACCATCACCTGATACGTACCGGCCAGCGCACCGAAATCAGCATTGTACTCGAATCGGGCGAGCCAAGGGAAACCCACCACTTCTGTACCCTGCTCGGATATGGTGTGGATGCGGTGAACCCCTATATGGCATACGAAAGTATTCACGACCTGATCCGGGAAGAACTGCTTGAAGATATTTCGTTTGAGAAAGCCGTGAAGGGGTACAACAAAGCGGTTGTGAAAGGTATTGTGAAGGTGATGTCCAAGATGGGAATCTCAACCATCAAATCGTACCGCGCTGCGCAAATTTTTGAGGCGCTTGGAATCAGCCAGAAAGTGATCGACAAATATTTCACCTGGACCGATTCCAGAATTGAAGGAATCGACCTGGACATTATCGCAAAAGAAGCTCAAATGCGTCACGATCACGCCTATCCGGAAACCCAGGTGAATGGTCAGGTTCTCGATGAAGGCGGCCAGTACAAGTGGCGGAAAAAGGGGGAATATCACATGTATAACCCCGAAACGGTTCATCTTTTGCAGTTTGCCAGCAAAACAAATGATTATCAACTCTACAAAGAGTATGCAAAACGGCTTGATGATCAGTTTGATCCCCCACCTACACTTCGCCACCTGATCGATTTCAATTTTGAACAAGAGCCGATTTCGATCGATGAGGTTGAATCTGTTGAATCAATCTGTAAGCGATTTAAAACCGGGGCGATGTCGTACGGCTCCATCAGCCGGGAAACGCATGAAGCCCTTGCGATTGCGATGAACCGTCTCGGTGGAAAAAGCAATAGTGGTGAGGGTGGCGAAGAGTCAGAACGCTATGTACCTGATACCAATGGCGATTCGCGAAACAGTTCCATCAAACAGGTGGCATCGGGACGATTTGGTGTAACGAGCGAGTACCTGAACAGCGGCACCGAAATCCAGATTAAAATGGCACAGGGAGCCAAGCCGGGCGAAGGCGGGGAACTGCCGGGCCGAAAAGTCTACCCGTGGATAGCGAAGGTCCGATATTCAACTCCGGGGGTTGGTTTGATTTCCCCTCCGCCCCATCATGATATCTACTCCATTGAAGATTTGGCTCAGCTGATTCACGATCTGAAAAACTCTAATCGCAGGGCGCGAATCAACGTGAAACTGGTCTCCTTGGTCGGGGTCGGGACGATCGCAGCCGGGGTTTCCAAAGGCCATGCGGATGTAATTCTGATCAGCGGTCACGATGGCGGTACAGGCGCATCACCCCAAACCAGTATCAAACATGCCGGTTTGCCGTGGGAACTTGGCCTGGCGGAAACGCACCAAACCCTCGTCTTAAATGACCTCCGCAGCCGGGTTACCCTCGAGGCGGATGGCCAGATCAAAACCGGACGTGACATCGTAGTTGCCGCCCTCCTGGGTGCTGAAGAGTATGGATTTGGTACCAGCGCACTGATTACCCTGGGCTGTATTATGATGCGTGTTTGTCATTTAAATACATGCCCGGTTGGTATTGCGACGCAAAATCCTGACTTGCGCCACAAATTTAAAGGAGATCCTCAGTATGTAGTGAATTTCATGAAATTCATCGCGCAGGATGTTCGGGAATATATGGCTAAACTTGGGTTTCGCACGATCGATGAGATGATCGGCCAGTCTGATAAGCTAAAACAGCGGGAAATCACGCACTGGAAAGGAAAACACCTTGATCTCTCGCCGGTTCTGTTCAAACCTGATGCTCCCGAGGGTGTGGGTATCCGGCGTTTGATTGAGCAGGATCACGGGCTGGACAACGCAATGGATATCCAGACACTGATGGACATCTGCGAACCGGCACTCTCTAAAAAGAAACCGGTGCGTGCCCGGCTTCCGATTCAAAACATTAACCGTGTGGCAGGAACCATCATCGGTTGTGAAGTGACAAAACGGTACGGCCCCGCCGGACTTCCGGAAGATACCATCCACCTGAATTTCAATGGATCTGCCGGACAGAGTTTCGGTGCGTTTGTTCCTAAAGGGATGACGCTGGAACTGCAGGGCGATGCAAACGACTATTTCGGAAAAGGACTTTCAGGCGGTAAACTCATTCTATACCCCGATGAGGGTATACGGTTCAAACCGGAAGAGAACATCATTCTTGGGAATGTCTCGTTTTACGGAGCTACCAGCGGTGAAGCCTACATTCGTGGAATGGCCGGTGAACGTTTTTGTGTGAGAAACAGCGGTGTGAACGCCGTGGTTGAAGCCGTGGGTGATCACGCATGCGAATATATGACAGGCGGACGTGTGGTTGTTCTCGGCTCAACAGGACGTAATTTTGCAGCCGGGATGTCCGGCGGTATTGCCTATGTCCTGGATCTGCACGATCGGTTTGAGAAAAACTGCAATAAGGAGATGGTCAGCCTGCAGCGGCTCAGTGACGAAGATGAAATTCAAAACGTGAAAAAGATGATTCTTAATCACGGTGAATATACTGACAGCCACCTGGCCTGGAAAGTATTAGCCAAGTGGGAAATGTTGCAAGATAAATTTGTGAAAGTGATGCCGAAAGATTTTGAACAGATGCAGATCTCGATCGCCAAAGCAAAGAAAAACGGGGCTGATGACGAAAAAGCAGCTATGGATGCATTTCTCGAAAATAAAGCCGTATAAGCAACATGTAATGAGTTTTTTAAAGAGTGTCCCCCATTCCCAACAGGGATTCCTATGAGAAAAGAGGGATTTTTAGCCTGATTTTCAGACACTCATACTTGGAGTATTTAACAACATTATTTTACAGTAACCTTTTAAGCAACTAACATTATGGGTAAACCCACCGGATTCATGGAGTTCGACCGAAAAACAACTCCTTACCGAGAACCTACGGAACGGATAAATGACTGGGAAGAATTAAACCTGAAAATGCCCGAGGAAGATCTCCGTGAACAGGGCGCGCGGTGCATGGATTGTGGTATTCCGTTTTGTCAGACCGGCGGCGATTGGGGAGGAAAATCACTCGGATGCCCCATCTACAATCTAATTCCCGAGTGGAACGACCTTGTCTATCGCGGTAAATGGAAAGAAGCCCTTCAGAGATTACATAAAACCAACAACTTCCCTGAATTTACTGGACGTGCCTGCCCTGCTCCGTGCGAAAGCTCATGTGTTTTAGGGATTACCGATCCACCCGTAGCCATAAAAAGTATTGAACAGGCCATCATCGATCGCGGTTTTGAAGAGGGATGGGTTGTGCCTAATCCGCCGGATCAGAGGACGGGTAAAACCGTAGGAATTGTAGGCTCCGGGCCGGCCGGACTCGCTGCAGCTGCTCAGCTCAATAAAGCGGGTCATAAAGTAACGGTCTATGAGCGTGCCGACAGAATCGGGGGATTGTTGACGTATGGAATCCCGAATATGAAACTCGACAAATCTGTCGTTCAGCGCAGAGTAGATATTCTTAAAGAGGAAGGAATTGAGTTTGTCGTGAATACCGAGATTGGAAAAGATATACCGGCTACAGAACTTCAAATGAAACATGACGCCCTGGTTCTGGCCGGCGGTGCAACAAATCCACGGGATCTACCTATTGAAGGCCGGGAACTAAACGGCATTCATTTTGCCATGGAATTTCTGCACGCTGATACCAAAAGCCTGCTCGATTCCAATCACGAAGATGAAAACTTCATCTCTGCAAAAGATAAGCACGTTATTGTCATCGGAGGCGGAGATACGGGAACCGACTGTGTGAGCACCTCACTCCGTCATGAGTGCAAATCACTTACGCAATTCGAAATCTTACCAAAGCCGCCAAATGAGCGATCC contains these protein-coding regions:
- the hemG gene encoding menaquinone-dependent protoporphyrinogen IX dehydrogenase, with translation MKLLILYATTEGHTRTICEFLRHEAEKIGYTVKLDDLTINQPSSDDFDTVIIAGSVHLGKYQNALQHYVQKHHKLLNEKKSLFLSVSLTAAADEPESWKELRQQTKEFLTVTGWQPAHIEQVAGALLYTQYNFLKRFLMRMITKRAGGDMDTSKDFVYTNWDQVKRILNTIQSM
- a CDS encoding ATP-binding protein, which codes for MNNSSKKPLRIKDLTIGTMPGFPSGMKPFEDFSDGINIIAGPNASGKSTTANAIQKLIWQNDTSRIKLSGHAEMNGDPWTLRVDSGHKLVQRNGVDDEITGVPAAEEQNRYMLALHKLLTADGKELAKQIIRESVGGYDPEKAAENLEYSSNISPKNTRVFKSFDDAEKAVRKSQQAQKEIKEEEEKLTDLYLKREKAEQSLRRAEFYELTVEKMKAEQSFEELRDQKERLPSVLENAHGEELSRVEGIESEISDAEEKIRSANRVISDCRDRLGKLTIPESGVSEKDLDELENRVKRIGELEKEIASLEKDQKSLEKKRSEALKRIGEDADPEKLRKLDLQDVGDLDRFLEEAHRVASDKRVLEQENSEFEKEKSGELDDPEAIRDGIGALGNWLKEVPTGRSFPSWVILSIVVLAVLSAVAGFFIPEVGLVGLIAILLFSVYGWMQLRNKGDNQTERVRVGDFQNTGLNPPAAWNPEEVRTRLDELISELRDARWQERIAGKLENSRSRLNELQSRMETVEKRGGELKERLSVIPELPFEEPAGYSQLAWYVTAVQNWQTADADLKALVEAGTEKRDQYGEEIEKATTLIKPYSDPSIEDSAEADAVFKNLKKQEEKRSRAVEEIGRQKTAIETEQELIDRKKQDLKAIYNKFEIPAGEKDQLRKLVDQVGEYDEIVNDYQVAEREYQKKLRSLVEHSLYEEEQDRLAKVTADQAEAYRKELLEEGDKVENLREEIARIEARVENVKSGNSLERALAERDEAVEGLKNLYEQNLSKLTGRLLVDKVKERMREQNRPKVFKEANRLFNRITKGRYELRIEENDESVFRAYDTVDKEGRSLDELSSGTRIQLLMAVRLAFVETQETSIKLPILADELLANSDDIRAEAIIEALTEISRDGRQVFYFTAQGDEVAKWENYLNQNGMNDHKVFYLTGERSGATYKTTQPDWQPISLLQDIPGPGSLSYNAYGEKLNVPPFNPLTDEPEQLHLWYLMDDPDLLYNTLSSGINYWGALKNYLKEGGIIEGLDEQEIRKMEEKAELLDRYLKLYRQGRPRPIDRGVLEESGAVSDSFIDAVSEKLEELNSDPAKLLEALRNGEISGFRTNKMDELENYLLEQGYLDTREPLQREMIENALNALISNLSISRKEADIFLRRFIG
- a CDS encoding DNA repair exonuclease — translated: MKILASADLHLGKQSSNVSKSLSESSVKFTWERIVAYAVEEQVDALLLAGDVVDRDNRFFEAIGPLQQGFDTLDNAGISVVMVSGNHDFDVLPDIIRNREYNHVHLLGEKGEWEAKMIETRSGKLQVLGWSFPKQHIMEDPLLQLSIQNLDLDPNLPTVGLLHGDLYDRKSHYAPTDFTGFPAGVPHAWVIGHIHKPDIVRAHDPLVLYPGSPQALSAKEPGIHGASLLSFDGRTVRSEQVPLSPVRYEPLSVDVTGIEHQTDFRNLVLEQMRNYVLANVMKLENVSHMICDIMLTGRHPSVTDLDKWSQFADELEQQVEAETVVSVRKMINLAEPVVDNLEELAKQPTPPGMIAKLILDLESGDSTEFSEELMMDLKDQISSANRSGTYQPLSRFDEQIPDSDESARDILLKESRQLLGELLSQKENA
- a CDS encoding endonuclease domain-containing protein — protein: MKRPIIPYNPRLKQRARELRNNSTLSEVILWNHLKGKQMLGFDFHRQRPVGNYLVDFICSELYLVIELDGYTHLLDEQGERDELREKQLKAFGLHTIRFWDEEVYNEIDNVLRVIEATVIKQKKQLGL